Proteins from a genomic interval of Pseudoruegeria sp. SHC-113:
- a CDS encoding Gfo/Idh/MocA family protein: MPEQRKEIGIGLIGGGYMGKAHAVAFSAVGAVFDTALRPRLEVIAAGSPESAESYRRAFGFARAATDWQALVADPAVEAVVIASPQTTHRAIAEAAFAAGKPVFCEKPLGASIADAEAMVAAAEEAGLPNMIGFNYVRTPATRFVRDLLAEGAIGDVVWFRGEHTEDFLADAQAEANWRCRGRANGTMGDLAPHMINCARALMGEITTLSAQIETVHPTRPGADGPMQVDNDDQGQMMVRFANGASGHLFFSRVATGRKMGYAYEIHGTKGAIRFDQEDQNAIWLYRAEGPEATRGFTKILTGPAHPDYLPFCQGPGHGTGYQDQIIIEARDFLEAIATGAPVWPTFREGLAVARVIETAFASASDGRWHTVPQA; the protein is encoded by the coding sequence ATGCCAGAGCAGCGAAAAGAGATCGGAATCGGCCTCATCGGCGGCGGCTATATGGGCAAGGCCCATGCGGTGGCGTTTTCGGCCGTGGGGGCGGTGTTTGACACCGCGCTGCGGCCTCGGTTGGAGGTGATCGCGGCTGGCTCTCCCGAATCGGCGGAATCTTACCGGCGGGCCTTCGGCTTTGCCCGCGCCGCCACTGACTGGCAGGCGCTGGTGGCCGATCCAGCTGTGGAGGCCGTGGTGATCGCTTCCCCACAAACCACCCACCGCGCGATTGCCGAGGCCGCCTTTGCCGCTGGGAAGCCCGTGTTCTGTGAAAAGCCGCTGGGGGCCTCCATCGCCGATGCCGAGGCCATGGTGGCCGCTGCCGAAGAGGCTGGCCTGCCCAATATGATCGGTTTCAACTACGTGCGCACCCCCGCCACGCGCTTCGTGCGCGATCTGCTGGCCGAGGGCGCGATTGGCGATGTCGTCTGGTTCCGGGGCGAGCACACCGAGGATTTCCTCGCCGATGCGCAAGCCGAGGCCAACTGGCGCTGCCGGGGGCGGGCCAATGGCACGATGGGCGATCTTGCCCCCCATATGATCAACTGCGCCCGCGCGCTGATGGGCGAGATCACCACGCTCAGCGCCCAGATCGAGACCGTTCACCCAACGCGCCCCGGCGCGGATGGCCCGATGCAAGTGGACAATGACGATCAGGGCCAGATGATGGTGCGCTTTGCCAATGGCGCTTCGGGGCATCTGTTTTTCAGCCGCGTCGCCACGGGGCGCAAGATGGGCTATGCTTATGAAATCCATGGCACAAAAGGCGCGATCCGCTTTGATCAGGAGGATCAGAACGCGATCTGGCTCTACCGCGCGGAAGGGCCTGAGGCCACGCGCGGCTTCACAAAGATTCTGACGGGCCCGGCTCACCCCGATTACCTGCCATTTTGTCAGGGGCCGGGGCATGGCACCGGCTATCAGGATCAGATCATCATCGAGGCGCGGGATTTTCTGGAGGCCATTGCAACGGGTGCGCCCGTCTGGCCGACGTTCCGCGAAGGGCTCGCCGTGGCCCGTGTCATCGAAACCGCCTTCGCCTCGGCCTCTGATGGCCGCTGGCACACCGTCCCACAAGCGTGA